From Flaviflexus ciconiae:
CTCATGGCAACCACGGAGGCTCCCGTTTCAAGGGCCGATGCTTTGCCACGGTTCACGGGGTGGCGGACAACGGTAGCGCCCGCTGCGCGAGCGGCGGACTGGGTGTCGTCGGTGGAGCCATCATCGACCACAACAATGAGGTCGACGTATGGAATAGCGCGCGCGGCTCGGATTGTCGAGGCGATGAGATCGACCTCGTCCTTTGCCGGAATGACGACAGCGACATGCGCACTTTGGGTGTTCACGTCTTTAGCTTATCGCGCTACGGACTGAGAGATTGCCAACAGAATAAAAAAAGGGCAGAACGGGCAGTACTATCCACCCGTTCCGCCCAGTTTTGGACATTATCGCAGTGTCACCTGTCGAGAAACGATGCCCGAACGGGTGCGTCGCTCCTCGGCGGTGAGTGGCTCGGTCGAATTAATGGCGGCTGTGAACTCCTCGTTGAACGCCTTCATGGGCTCACCGAGCTCGTCAGCTTCCGTACCGGGGGCCAACTGCCATACGGGGATAAGAAGACCGCATGCCCTGAATGCACCGACGAAACGAGCGTCCTTATCGAAGCCTTCGCTACGGCTCGACTGGAGGCGTGCCAGCCCGTCAAGGACGCGGTCCTGATCTTCGGGCCGGATCCAGCGAATAAACTCGTTCGTCATCCGGCACCAGTAGGCACCGCGGACACCCTCGACTGGTGCCGACGGGATAACGTTCTCGCGGGTCTGTTCGATGGCCTGACGTACGTCCTCGCGGTCGCGCTCCTCGTCGCTCATCCAGTACGAGAAATCCTCGTACAGGGTGAGTTCAATATCCTTGTCGACCAGGACGTCGGGAAGGCGGGGACCAGGCTCGGCCAGCTCGGCAGACTGAATAGCTGCGCCAGGCTCAAGCTCGAGGGCGTCGATAATGAGAGCTGCGAGGTCGCGGGATGCGTCACCGGATCCCGTGACGGTCTGAATGGCAACGAGAAGCTCACCGCTTTCGCGGCGTACCGCGGCCGACATGTTCGGAAGCAGTGTCACCAGGGTGATGTCCCGGCTTCCGTACTCTTCAGTTGTCGTTACCGTGGTGGTTGCGGCGGGAATGATTTCCCGCATGGCAACCAGTTCAATCTCTGCCTTGAGGCCCTCGTAGGGGCGCTCAACGAATGGCACCCGCTTCTTCTTCGGCGCTTTCTGCTTGCGGCTTTGCTTACCCAATGAATGTCCTTACGCGATAGTGGGGATGTCGCCGTCGGATGACACGAGCGGGAGCCCGTTGGTCTGCCAGGCTGCCATGCCGTCTGAAAGATCCCAGGCGTCAATGCCGTGCTCTGTCAGGATGGCTGCGGCCTGTGCACTGCGGCGGCCCAGTCTGCACACGACCATGATGTCCGTATCGGGAACCTCTTCGATACGGTCGGCGAGTTCGTCAAGCGGGATGTGGAGTGCACCGGGAGCATGTCCAGCGTCCCACTCGTCCTCGCCACGAACGTCAATAAGTGTGAATCCCTCCGGGATGGGATCGTCAGCATTGAGGTCAGTGGTGACAAGCGGTCCCGGATTCTGTGGAATAGCCATGCTTCTAGAGTACGGTGAAAGAATGTTGAGACGAAACTCTGCCCCCGCCTTGATTGTGGCACTACTAGGTTTTCTCTTCTTCGGGACCAGCCCGGCAAGCGCCCACGACACCCTTATTTCGGTGGATCCCGAGGACGGTGGACAGGTTGAGACAGCGCCCGACGAAGCTGTCCTGACCTTCTCCGGCAACCTCATGGATATTTCACCCCAGGCAGTTGTCAGGCAGGGCGACACCACCCTCGAATCGGGCGAGGTCAGCCTTGACGGAACCGACCTTATCGTCCCGCTACCGCAGCTGGATGCTGGCGACTACGAAATCGTTTACTCGGTTGTATCCTCCGACGGTCACCGGATCGACGGCCTCACCACATTCACGGTCACGACCGGAACTGGGGTAGGAACCGATGGTTCCCCGGGCGATACGGGAGAGGATGAACAGCCGGTGGCCGATCCGGACGGGCAGGAAACCGATGATCCCGACACTCCCGTGAACAACGATGAAACCGCTACGGACGCTGACGAACCCGCCACCGATGAAGCGACCGATGATGCTCAGTCCGATGATCGCGGAAGCGATGCGACGACGGGTGAGGAAGAGCAAGCCGACGAGGATAATGGATCGGCTACAACCTGGATTCGCTGGGGCGGAATTATTGTCGTTGTCCTTGGGCT
This genomic window contains:
- a CDS encoding DUF5926 family protein, whose amino-acid sequence is MGKQSRKQKAPKKKRVPFVERPYEGLKAEIELVAMREIIPAATTTVTTTEEYGSRDITLVTLLPNMSAAVRRESGELLVAIQTVTGSGDASRDLAALIIDALELEPGAAIQSAELAEPGPRLPDVLVDKDIELTLYEDFSYWMSDEERDREDVRQAIEQTRENVIPSAPVEGVRGAYWCRMTNEFIRWIRPEDQDRVLDGLARLQSSRSEGFDKDARFVGAFRACGLLIPVWQLAPGTEADELGEPMKAFNEEFTAAINSTEPLTAEERRTRSGIVSRQVTLR
- a CDS encoding rhodanese-like domain-containing protein, with protein sequence MAIPQNPGPLVTTDLNADDPIPEGFTLIDVRGEDEWDAGHAPGALHIPLDELADRIEEVPDTDIMVVCRLGRRSAQAAAILTEHGIDAWDLSDGMAAWQTNGLPLVSSDGDIPTIA
- a CDS encoding copper resistance CopC family protein gives rise to the protein MLRRNSAPALIVALLGFLFFGTSPASAHDTLISVDPEDGGQVETAPDEAVLTFSGNLMDISPQAVVRQGDTTLESGEVSLDGTDLIVPLPQLDAGDYEIVYSVVSSDGHRIDGLTTFTVTTGTGVGTDGSPGDTGEDEQPVADPDGQETDDPDTPVNNDETATDADEPATDEATDDAQSDDRGSDATTGEEEQADEDNGSATTWIRWGGIIVVVLGLAVIISRYLRNRD